GGCCCGAGAGGTTCACGACGATCGTCTGGTCGGGGCGCATGGTGCGCGCGAGTTCCACGGCGTGGTGCAGGGCGTGCGCGGTTTCCAGCGCGGGAATGATGCCCTCCAGGCGGGTGCACAGTTGCAGGGCGTCCATGGCCTGCGCGTCCGTGACCGGCACGTACTCGGCCACACCCGTCTCGGAGTACAGGCAGTGTTCCGGGCCGATGCCGGGGTAGTCCAGGCCGGCGCTGATGGAGTGCGGCGGGACGATCTGGCCCTCGTCGTCGTTCAGCAGGTACATCATCGCGCCGTGCAGGACGCCCACGCGGCCGCCCGCGACGCTCGCGGCGTGCCGGCCGGAATCCACGCCCTCACCGGCCGCCTCGGTGCCGATCAGGCGGGGGCGCTGCTCTTCCGGGAGGTACGCGAACGGCGCGAAGATGCCGATGGCGTTGCTGCCGCCGCCCACGCAGGCGACGATGGCGTCCGGAACGGGGCGGCCCTCCAGCGCCTGGTGCTGCACCTTGACCTCCTCGCCGATCACGCTCTGGAAGTCGCGGACCATGGCCGGGTACGGGTGCGGCCCGACGACGCTGCCCAGGATGTAGAAGGTGTCGCGGACGTTCGTGACCCAGTCGCGGATGGCCTCGTTGGTGGCGTCTTTCAGGGTGCTGGTGCCGCTGGTGACGGCGCGGACCTCGGCGCCCAGGAGTTTCATGCGGAACACGTTCAGTTCCTGGCGGCGGATGTCCTCGGCGCCCATGTACACCACGCAGTCCAGGCCCAGCAGGGCGGCGGCGGTGGCGCTGGCGACGCCGTGCTGTCCGGCGCCGGTCTCGGCGACGACGCGCTGCTTGCCCATGCGCTTGGCCAGCAGGGCCTGCGCGAGGCAGTTGTTGATCTTGTGCGCGCCGGTGTAGTTCTGGTCCTCGCGCTTCAGGTAGATCTTCGCGCCGCCAGCGTGGGCCGTGAGGCGCTCGGCGAGGTACAGGCCGCTGGGTCGGCCCACGAAGTCGCGCAGCAGCCGGTCGAGTTCGTTCAGGTACGCGGGGTCCACCTTGGCGGCGGCGTAGGCACGTTCGAGTTCGTCGAGGGCGGGAATGAGCGTTTCGGGCACGTACCGCCCGCCGAAGCGACCGAAGCGGCCACGTCCGTCGGGTTGCGGGTAGGTGGGGAGTGTCAGGGACATGGACGCAGGGTAGAACTGCCAGTCCGAACGGCCGTTAGGCAAACTTAGACAACTCGTCTAAGTTTGGGCATTTCGGGCTGTTTTCGTCTGAGGAGGCTGGACAGTAAGAAGGGCTCCGATTGACAGGCCTGCCAGTCCCGCCCGGTCCGCGCGGCTACGACTGGCAGCGCGACGGAATCCATCACGGACCGGCGATTCAGGCCAGCCGTGTTCCGGCCAGTGCCGCGCGCCACAGCGGCAGCAGGTCCGCCACCTCCACCTCGTCCGGCACCGGCCAGCCCAGACTGCGGGCCAGCTGCGCCCGCACTCCTGCCGCGTTCTCCCCCGCCTCGCGCAGCGCCGACACGGGCGGCGCACCCCCGCGCTTGGCCAGCCGCTCGCCCCGGTAGTCGGTCATCAGCGGCACGTGCAGGTAGCGGGGCGTCGGGAGGCCCAGCGCCGCCTGCAACGCCACCTGCCGGGGCGTGGCGGTCCACAGGTCCGCGCCGCGCAGCACGTCGGTCACGCCGGCCGCCGCGTCGTCCACGACCACCGCGAGGTGGTAGGCGTAGACGCCGTCGTTGCGGCGCAGCACCAGATCACCCACGTCCGCGCGCAGGTCCTGGCAGAGCGTCTGCCCGGTCAGCCGGTCATGGGCGCACACCCGCGCGTCCGGCACGCGCCAGCGCAGCGCCGCCGGGCGGTCCGGGTGCCGCGCGCCGGGGTCGCGGCAGGTGCCGGGGTACACCGGCTCGGCGCCGTGCGGCGCTCCGGCGCTGTCCTGCACGGCGGCCTGCACCTCGCGCCGGGTGCAGGTGCAGGGGTAGGTGTCCAGGCGCGCGGCGGCCTCGCGGTAGCGGTCGAGTTGCCGGGACTGCACGCTCTCGGCGTCCCAGTCCAGGCCCAGCCACTCCAGGTCGCGGCGGATCAGGTCGTAGGCCCAGGGGCGCACCCGCCCGGTGTCCAGGTCCTCGAAGCGCAGCAGGTGCCGTCCGCCGGGCGCGCGGGAGTGCAGCCACGCCAGCAGCGCCGTGCGGGCGTTGCCCAGGTGCATGGCCCCGGTGGGACTCGGCGCGTAACGGCCCACCGGCACCCCGCGGCCCCCCTCAAGCCCTGGCTCCGTGTTCATCCGGGCCACCCTAGCGCAGGTCGTCCCACACGGCCAGCACGACCGACACGATCAGGGTCGCCAGCCCCAGGAAGGTCACGAAACGCCCCAGCGGGTCGGCGAGGTTCAGGGCGTTCGCCTGCGGGTTCCAGCCGCCCAGCAGCTGCCACCAGTCGTGCGTGTCCGGGTCGCCCGTGATCAGGTCCAGCTGCCGCAGCGGCGCGTCCCGGATGTACGCTGCCACGCCCGCCAGCGAGTGCGCCAGCCACAGGCCCACCACGCCCGCCGCGAAACGGTCGCCGCGCCACAGGAACGCGGCGGCGCAGGCCAGCGGGACGGCCACCTGCCCCAGACTGCCGCCCAGCAGCATGATGGTCTCACCGGCCCAGATCAGCAGCACGTGCCCGGCCTCGTGGAACACCAGATTCACGCCGCCCAGCAGGTCGCCGCGCAGCGGGTCCAGGAGGCCCGGCACGGTCAGCCACAGCGCCAGCAGCAGCCCGGCGGCCCGTCCCCAGCGCGCGGCGGACGCCGGCACGTTCAGGCGCGTTCGCGCAGCCAGCGCAGCAGCAGGTCCTCCACGAGTTCGCTGACGCTCTCGCCGCCCTCGGCCTTCACCTGCCGCCACACGGCGCGCACGGTCTCCTTGCGCACGTACACGGCCTCGACCCGTTCAGCCGTCTCGCCCTTCTGGCGGCCGTCGGGTTCCGGCGTGATCTTGGGAGACCGCTCCCGCTTGCCGTCCTTGCCCTTGCGGCCCTTGCCCGTCCTGGCGCGGCCCTCGAGGTAATCGAAGCGGCCCACGTCAGCGCCCCCCGCACGCGCCGGTCACAGGACCTCGCGGGCCAGCGCCAGAATGTCGTTCCAGGCGGCCTCGGCGCGCGGGTCACGCACCTCGCCCGCCAGGATGCCCAGTTCGGCGGCCTTCTGGTACGCCGCGTAGTGCCGCACCATGGCGTTGCAGACGGTCACGCCGTCCTCGCGCAGGTCCTCGCGGGCCTCCTCGGCGGCGCGGCCGACCGGGGGCACGCGGGTCAGGACCACGCGGGTCTTGCGGGCGGCGTCCTCGCCGGACAGGAAGTCCAGCAGTTCGCGGGTGGCTTCCAGTTCCAGCGGGGACACGCCGCTGGGCACCAGGATCAGGTCGGTGCGTTCCGCCAGCTGCCGCAGGTCCCGGCGGCGCGGGCGGCCCTCGGTATCCAGGATGATCAGGTCGAAGCCGGCCAGCCGTTTGGGTTTCACGTCCCCGGCGTCCATCACCGGGAACGGCAGCCCGCCGGTCCGGGCGGCCCAGCGCAGGGAACTGCCGACCCGGCCGTCCTCGTCGATCAGCAGCACCGACTGGCCGGCCGCGTGCGCCGCCCCGGCGAGGTGAACGGCCAGGGTGCTCTTTCCCACGCCGCCCTTCTCGGATGTAATGGCCACCACCTTTGTCATGCGTCCGAGCGTAGCAGACGCCCCGGCCGGGCCGTGTCAGGGCGCCGTTCCCGCGCTCCCCCCTGTTCGTCAAGCGCGCCGCGCGACATGCTGTGGTCCGTGATCACGCCTGAACAGCTCAACGAGATGGAATGCGCCGGGGTGTACTGGACCGCCCGCGCCCTTCAGGAGCAGGGCAGCCGCTTCTACCGCGCGCTGGGCGCGGCGCTGGAGGCCGCCGACGCCAGCAACCGACGCCTGATCTACCGGACCTGGCCGGACGCCCTGTGGGACTTCTACCGGCGCGGGCAGCGGCTGGCCGCGCAGGAACACGGCGGGCCGCAAGGCAGTGGGCCGGGCGGCGAATAGGGAGGGCGGCACACCCGCTCCGGGCGGCCGCCCGTACACTGCCGGGCATGACCCACCCGGACGCGCCCGCCCCCGCCACCCCCCGCCCCACGCTGCTGGCCGTGTTCGCCCACCCGGACGACGAGGCCTTCAGCGTGGGCGGCACCCTGACGCACTACGCCCGCCTGGGCGTGAACGTGATCCTGGCCTGCGCCACGCGCGGCGAGGCGGGCAAGATCACGGTGCCCGGCATGACCGTGGACGACCTGGGCGCGCAGCGCGAACAGGAACTGCGCGAGGCCTGCCGCGCCCTGGAGATCCCGGACCCCGTGTTCCTGGATTACCACGATTCCGGCCGGTACGAGCGCACCCGGCACGACGACCCGAAGGCCATGATGAACGTGAACCCGCTGGACGTGGAGGTCCGGTTGCGTGACCTGATCGCGCGGGTGCAGCCGCAGGTGCTGCTGACCTTTGACCCGCACGGCGGGTACGGGCACGTGGATCACCTGCAGATTCACCGGGCGACGAGCGCGGCGTTCTTCAGTACCGGGCACCTGCCGTACGGTGGCCCGCAGCGGTTGTTCTTCACGGCCATGAGCGTCGAGTCGGCGGCCGGTATCGCGCGGATGGGGCAGGATCTCGATCCGCTGGTGTACGGCGTGTCGGAGGGTACGTTCGCGGTCAGCATGGACGTCTCGGCGTACGCGGAGAACAAACGTGCGGCGCTGGCAGCCCACGGCACGCAGATGGGCGCCGAGAGCCTGCTGGGCCGCATGACCCCCGAGGAGCGGCAGGCCATGGAGGAGCGCCTGAACCACGAGCACTTCAGCCTGGGCGGCACGCGCGCCCCGGTAAGGTCGTACCCGCTGCGCGGCCTGTTCGACGGCCTGGAGGGTTTCGGCACGCTGGACGCCTGATCGCGGACTGCCCTGCGGGGTCAGGCGCGCAGCGCTGCTAGGAGCGTGAAGCCGGGAACCCGGTGTCCTTCCGGGTGGAGGGCGAAACGGCAGTCCGGATCGGTCCCGAAAACCGCTGCCCTCCCCTGTCCTGACGGGCGTGATGAGCATGGCCCGCCCCGCCGCTCCTGCGCTGCGCGGCGGGTTTCTGCTGCCGTATTTCAGGGCGTCCGGCGCGGGTTCAGGGTGATCAGTGGCGGGTCAGCCACAAGCGTTAAGAAGTTCACAAGGAAAGTCCCATCCACTCTCTCCGGGCCCGTGTTTAGCGATTGGGACTTATGGGGCATAGACAACGCCGGAATTCCGTATACTCTGTTCAAGCAAACCCACTTTTCATCTCTGGAGGAACACCCATGAAGAAGATCCTGACCATTGCCCTTGCCCTGAGCGCCAGCGTCGCCAGCGCCCAGACCCTCCGCGTCGGCCTCGCGTACGACGCCGGCGGTAAATTCGACAAGAGCTTCAACCAGAGCGCCTACGAGGGCAGCCAGCGCGCCGTGAAGGCCCTGGGCGTCCAGGCCAAGGACTTCGAACCCAGCGATCCCAGCCAGTCCGTGCAAGGCATCCGCTCGTTTGCCAACGAGGGCTTCGACCTGACCATCGGCGTGGGCTTCGCCAACAACGCCAGCATCAGCCAGGTCGCCAAGGAGAACCCCGACCTCGCCTTCGGCCTGATCGACGACATCTCCGCCGAGAAGAACGTCGCCAGCCTGGTCTTCCAGGAAGAGCAGGGCAGCTACCTCGTCGGCTACCTCGCCGCGCTGAACTCCTCGACCGGCGTGCTGGGCTTCGTGGGCGGCATGGACATTCCCCTGATCCACAAGTTCGAGGCGGGCTACACGGCCGGCGCCAAGGCCGCCAACCCAAAGGTGAAGGTCATCGCGCAGTACGTCGGCACCACCCCTGACGCCTGGAACAACCCCGGCAAGGCCAAGGAAATCGCCGGCAGCATGCGCTCCAAGGGCGCCGACATCATCTTCGCGGCCGCCGGCGGCAGCGGCAACGGCGTGATCGACTACATCAAGCAGACCCAGTGCCTCAAGGCCGGCAACCTGCCCAGCGGCGTGAAGTTCAACACGAACAACTTCGCCAAGGTCGCCAAGAGCGCCGCCTACACCAAGGCCTGCGCCGGCAACACCCGCCCCATGTTCTTCATCGGTGTGGACAGCAACCAGAACTACCTGGGCGACTTCGACAAGAACCCCGCCACCATGAACCACGGCCTGACCAGCATGCTCAAGCGCGTCGACAACGCCGTCTACGCCCTGATCAAGGACGTCAAGGAGAACAAGTTCAAGGCCGGCGAGCGTCGCTTCGGTCTGAAGGAAGGCGGCGTGGGCTACGCGGTCGACCAGTACAACAAGAACCTGATCACCAGCGCGCAGGTGCAGAAGGTCGAGGCCGTCAAGGCCAAGATCATCAGCGGCGCCATCAAGGTTCCCACCAAGTAATCCACGCACACACGCGGGCGGCCTCCTCCGGGAAGGCCGCCCTTCTTCTGGCAACAGACAGAGGCGCGATCCAGGGAACAATGCTCCCGGACCGCGCCTCTGTTCTGAACTGTGGGGATCGCTCAGCGGTTGGTGCCACTTCCTGTGGGGCGCAGGGGCTGGCCGGTCTCGTCGACGACGTTGACGGTGCTGAAGCTGCCGGGCACGCGCACGATGGCCCAGGGGCTGGTGATGGCCTGCGTGGTGAACGATCCGGCGGCCGGAGCCCT
The DNA window shown above is from Deinococcus sp. LM3 and carries:
- the trpB gene encoding tryptophan synthase subunit beta, whose product is MSLTLPTYPQPDGRGRFGRFGGRYVPETLIPALDELERAYAAAKVDPAYLNELDRLLRDFVGRPSGLYLAERLTAHAGGAKIYLKREDQNYTGAHKINNCLAQALLAKRMGKQRVVAETGAGQHGVASATAAALLGLDCVVYMGAEDIRRQELNVFRMKLLGAEVRAVTSGTSTLKDATNEAIRDWVTNVRDTFYILGSVVGPHPYPAMVRDFQSVIGEEVKVQHQALEGRPVPDAIVACVGGGSNAIGIFAPFAYLPEEQRPRLIGTEAAGEGVDSGRHAASVAGGRVGVLHGAMMYLLNDDEGQIVPPHSISAGLDYPGIGPEHCLYSETGVAEYVPVTDAQAMDALQLCTRLEGIIPALETAHALHHAVELARTMRPDQTIVVNLSGRGDKDVAEVMRLLSLPAGQSSTPGTLHARPEVQA
- the gluQRS gene encoding tRNA glutamyl-Q(34) synthetase GluQRS, with the protein product MNTEPGLEGGRGVPVGRYAPSPTGAMHLGNARTALLAWLHSRAPGGRHLLRFEDLDTGRVRPWAYDLIRRDLEWLGLDWDAESVQSRQLDRYREAAARLDTYPCTCTRREVQAAVQDSAGAPHGAEPVYPGTCRDPGARHPDRPAALRWRVPDARVCAHDRLTGQTLCQDLRADVGDLVLRRNDGVYAYHLAVVVDDAAAGVTDVLRGADLWTATPRQVALQAALGLPTPRYLHVPLMTDYRGERLAKRGGAPPVSALREAGENAAGVRAQLARSLGWPVPDEVEVADLLPLWRAALAGTRLA
- a CDS encoding ParA family protein, with product MTKVVAITSEKGGVGKSTLAVHLAGAAHAAGQSVLLIDEDGRVGSSLRWAARTGGLPFPVMDAGDVKPKRLAGFDLIILDTEGRPRRRDLRQLAERTDLILVPSGVSPLELEATRELLDFLSGEDAARKTRVVLTRVPPVGRAAEEAREDLREDGVTVCNAMVRHYAAYQKAAELGILAGEVRDPRAEAAWNDILALAREVL
- a CDS encoding PIG-L deacetylase family protein, with amino-acid sequence MTHPDAPAPATPRPTLLAVFAHPDDEAFSVGGTLTHYARLGVNVILACATRGEAGKITVPGMTVDDLGAQREQELREACRALEIPDPVFLDYHDSGRYERTRHDDPKAMMNVNPLDVEVRLRDLIARVQPQVLLTFDPHGGYGHVDHLQIHRATSAAFFSTGHLPYGGPQRLFFTAMSVESAAGIARMGQDLDPLVYGVSEGTFAVSMDVSAYAENKRAALAAHGTQMGAESLLGRMTPEERQAMEERLNHEHFSLGGTRAPVRSYPLRGLFDGLEGFGTLDA
- a CDS encoding BMP family ABC transporter substrate-binding protein, translating into MKKILTIALALSASVASAQTLRVGLAYDAGGKFDKSFNQSAYEGSQRAVKALGVQAKDFEPSDPSQSVQGIRSFANEGFDLTIGVGFANNASISQVAKENPDLAFGLIDDISAEKNVASLVFQEEQGSYLVGYLAALNSSTGVLGFVGGMDIPLIHKFEAGYTAGAKAANPKVKVIAQYVGTTPDAWNNPGKAKEIAGSMRSKGADIIFAAAGGSGNGVIDYIKQTQCLKAGNLPSGVKFNTNNFAKVAKSAAYTKACAGNTRPMFFIGVDSNQNYLGDFDKNPATMNHGLTSMLKRVDNAVYALIKDVKENKFKAGERRFGLKEGGVGYAVDQYNKNLITSAQVQKVEAVKAKIISGAIKVPTK